In one Deinococcus radiopugnans ATCC 19172 genomic region, the following are encoded:
- a CDS encoding ketosteroid isomerase-related protein, whose product MSSRTTDPHPATDAVPSPQARTHELITRYYAAFNNSDPAGMLELLSDDVQHDINQGGTELGKAAFAAFLAHMDAHYREEARDVTVMVSADGVRAAAEFVIHGEYLKTDADLPAARGQNYALPVGAFFEVHGGQIARVSNYYNLQDWTRQVGG is encoded by the coding sequence ATGAGTTCACGGACCACTGACCCCCACCCAGCCACCGACGCCGTTCCCAGCCCACAGGCACGGACGCACGAGCTGATCACGCGCTACTACGCTGCCTTCAACAACAGCGATCCGGCGGGCATGCTGGAACTGCTGAGCGACGACGTGCAACACGACATCAACCAGGGTGGCACCGAGCTGGGCAAGGCCGCCTTCGCCGCCTTTCTGGCCCACATGGACGCCCACTACCGCGAGGAAGCCCGCGACGTCACGGTGATGGTCAGCGCCGACGGCGTGCGTGCCGCCGCCGAATTCGTGATCCACGGCGAGTACCTCAAGACCGACGCAGACCTGCCCGCCGCCAGAGGGCAGAACTATGCGCTGCCCGTGGGCGCGTTCTTCGAGGTGCATGGCGGCCAGATCGCCCGCGTGAGCAACTACTACAACCTGCAGGACTGGACCCGGCAGGTGGGCGGCTGA
- the mutY gene encoding A/G-specific adenine glycosylase — MSAPIPELRAALLAWFDAAGRDLPWRLGSEGRRDPYRVWVAEILLQQTQVARGLHYYDRFLEAFPTVEALADAPVEAVLKAWEGCGYYARARNLHRAAQLIAADGFPTDYGGWLALPGVGPYTAAAVASLAHGEARAVNDGNVRRVLSRLYGEARSTDAWVQARADALLSPDRPGAWNEAVMDLGATVCTPRAPRCPECPLAAHCAARASGTPTAFPAPKVRTAARAVQAVALLIGDDRQAVLERREGQLLGGLMGLPMQAVGPDGSVSEALKTVCERLGATPGELLGQVSHSMTHRQITLHVYAATSGLPRQAVATAALSKLDHKALGLLQARQQSLFAAPLTEGSSV; from the coding sequence ATGTCCGCCCCTATTCCCGAATTGCGCGCGGCGCTGCTGGCGTGGTTCGATGCTGCGGGCCGTGACCTGCCGTGGCGGCTGGGCTCCGAGGGGCGGCGCGATCCCTACCGCGTGTGGGTGGCCGAGATCCTGCTGCAGCAGACGCAGGTGGCGCGCGGGCTGCACTACTATGACCGCTTTCTGGAGGCGTTCCCGACAGTTGAAGCCCTGGCCGACGCGCCTGTTGAGGCGGTGCTGAAAGCCTGGGAGGGCTGCGGCTACTACGCCCGCGCCCGCAACCTGCACCGCGCGGCGCAGCTCATCGCTGCGGACGGCTTTCCCACCGATTATGGCGGCTGGCTGGCGCTGCCGGGGGTGGGGCCGTACACCGCCGCCGCTGTGGCGAGCCTGGCCCACGGCGAGGCCCGCGCGGTCAACGACGGCAACGTGCGCCGGGTGCTGTCACGGCTGTACGGCGAGGCCCGGTCCACCGACGCGTGGGTCCAGGCGCGGGCCGACGCCCTGCTGTCACCGGACCGTCCTGGCGCGTGGAACGAGGCCGTGATGGATCTGGGGGCCACGGTCTGCACGCCCCGAGCGCCGCGCTGCCCCGAATGTCCCCTGGCGGCCCACTGCGCGGCGCGGGCGAGCGGCACGCCCACGGCCTTTCCCGCGCCCAAAGTCAGAACGGCGGCGCGGGCGGTGCAGGCGGTGGCCCTGCTGATCGGCGATGACAGGCAGGCCGTGCTGGAGCGGCGAGAGGGCCAACTGCTGGGCGGCCTGATGGGCCTGCCGATGCAGGCGGTTGGCCCGGACGGCAGCGTGTCGGAGGCTTTGAAGACGGTGTGTGAGCGGCTGGGTGCCACCCCCGGCGAACTGCTGGGACAGGTCAGCCACAGCATGACCCACCGCCAGATCACGCTGCACGTCTACGCGGCGACTTCCGGTCTGCCCCGGCAGGCGGTGGCGACGGCGGCCCTCTCGAAACTGGACCACAAGGCGTTGGGGCTGCTGCAGGCGCGGCAGCAGAGCCTGTTTGCCGCGCCACTCACCGAAGGTTCATCCGTTTGA
- a CDS encoding isoprenyl transferase encodes MKSKPAAAAVRTLQKTRSAARGALLWGYEQRLAREVGAGGKLPRHLGLILDGNRRYARAGGMGREMGHSFGADKAHEVLQWCLELGIPAVTIWVLSTDNSSRDPEEIAHILSLLQREALNLSTDPRIHANRVRVRAIGQHSNFPGHVLDALRELESKTAHYDGMRLNIAVGYGGREEIVDAVKTHLSAQAAAGLTLTQAAAELAPDHISAHLYTADTPDPDFIIRTSGEIRLSGFMLWQSVYSEFYFCDVYWPGFRRVDFLRALRDFQGRDRRFGK; translated from the coding sequence ATGAAGTCCAAGCCCGCTGCCGCCGCCGTCCGCACGCTCCAGAAAACACGCAGCGCGGCGCGTGGGGCGCTGCTGTGGGGTTACGAGCAGCGACTGGCCCGCGAGGTGGGTGCGGGGGGCAAATTGCCGCGTCATCTGGGCCTGATTCTGGACGGCAACCGCCGTTACGCGCGGGCCGGGGGCATGGGCCGCGAGATGGGCCACTCCTTCGGGGCCGACAAGGCCCACGAGGTCTTGCAGTGGTGCCTGGAACTGGGCATTCCCGCCGTAACCATCTGGGTGCTGTCCACCGACAACAGCAGCCGTGACCCGGAAGAGATCGCGCACATCCTGAGCCTGCTGCAGCGCGAGGCGCTGAACCTGTCCACCGATCCGCGCATCCACGCCAACCGCGTGCGGGTGCGCGCCATTGGGCAGCACAGCAATTTTCCGGGCCATGTGCTGGACGCCCTGCGCGAGTTGGAATCCAAGACCGCCCATTACGACGGCATGCGCCTGAACATCGCCGTGGGCTACGGCGGGCGCGAGGAGATCGTGGACGCGGTCAAGACCCACCTGTCGGCGCAGGCCGCCGCCGGGCTCACGCTGACGCAGGCCGCCGCCGAACTGGCCCCGGACCACATCAGCGCGCACCTGTACACCGCCGACACCCCAGACCCCGACTTCATCATCCGCACCAGCGGCGAGATCCGGCTGTCGGGCTTCATGCTCTGGCAGAGCGTGTATTCCGAGTTCTACTTCTGCGACGTGTACTGGCCGGGCTTCCGCCGGGTGGACTTTCTGCGGGCGCTGCGGGACTTTCAGGGCCGGGACCGGCGTTTCGGCAAGTAG
- the phoU gene encoding phosphate signaling complex protein PhoU — protein sequence MREVLENDLQSVLNGALNMLNTVEQMLPVAADVLLHEQTERLPEVRALDREVDAQEARIEAECLRIIALHQPVARDLRLVALILKSLSDIERMGDYVVHVAEDGAELAQAPALKKYVNLARMLTRLGEMSQNLRTAIAERDVTRAEATITMDDEVDDLYEQIQRELVTYMLEDPRNISKALMLMRVGRSLERVGDHMENVAERVRYWVTGVREA from the coding sequence ATGCGTGAAGTGCTTGAAAATGACCTGCAAAGCGTCCTGAACGGCGCCCTGAACATGCTGAACACCGTCGAACAGATGCTGCCGGTGGCCGCCGACGTGCTGCTGCACGAACAGACCGAGCGGCTCCCGGAGGTCCGCGCCCTGGACCGCGAGGTGGACGCCCAGGAGGCCCGCATCGAGGCCGAATGCCTGCGGATCATCGCGCTGCACCAGCCGGTGGCCCGTGACCTGCGGCTGGTGGCGCTGATCCTGAAAAGCCTGTCGGACATCGAGCGCATGGGCGATTACGTGGTGCACGTCGCCGAGGACGGCGCGGAACTGGCCCAGGCCCCGGCGCTCAAGAAATACGTGAATCTGGCGCGCATGCTGACCCGTCTGGGCGAGATGAGTCAGAACCTGCGCACGGCCATCGCGGAGCGCGACGTGACCCGCGCCGAGGCCACCATCACGATGGACGACGAGGTCGACGACCTGTACGAGCAGATTCAGCGTGAACTGGTGACCTACATGCTCGAAGACCCGCGCAACATCAGCAAGGCGCTGATGCTGATGCGGGTGGGGCGCAGTCTGGAGCGCGTCGGCGACCACATGGAAAACGTCGCCGAGCGCGTGCGCTACTGGGTCACCGGGGTGCGCGAGGCCTGA